The following is a genomic window from Rhodomicrobium lacus.
TGCGTTGACATCCGCATACGGAGTTGCTAGTCACCGGGTCGGTTGGCAGTTCACCAAGGCGTTGCCGCCCCGACAAGGGGAGCTAAACCTGCCCTCTATCGGTGTCACGGACTCTTATCCCGCGCCAGGTCGCAAGACGGCAACCCCGACAATCCAGGCATGGATCGGCGCAATGTCGAGGGGTAAGCCATGTCACACCTACGCCAACGCGCTGGCACCTGCGCGCATGCATCTCCAACCATCATTAAGACGGCCCTTGGCCCTGTCGAGTGCGCCTCTTACGGCGAAGGTCCGGCCATGATCGCCTTGCACGGCGGATTGGGCGGCTTCGACCAGAGCCTGCTTCTGGCGCGGGCTGCCGTCTCGGCGCCGGGGTATCAAATACTGGCCATATCGCGTCCCGGCTATCTCGGAACGCCTTTGAATGCCGGGCAGACGCCTGAAGAGCAGGCGGACCTTTGCAAAGCCCTGCTCGACGCGCTCGAAATCGAGAAGGCCGCAATCATAGCCGTCTCGGCCGGAGGGCTCCCCGCGCTTCAATTCGCCCTGCGCCATCCGGAACGGTGCTGGGGATTGGTGCTGGTCTCCGCCGCGACAGGCCATCTCGACGCGCCGCCCGAGGTTCCCGGGCGTCTTGCCGCGATGAGGCTGCTGTCGCGCATTCCCTTCGCGACAGCCCTGGTGCGATGGCGCATGAGGCTCACGCCCGAAGCGTCAGCGCGCCGCTCCATCGCAGCGGCTGACTTGCGGCAGAGCACCCTCGCCCATCCCGACGCGGGCCCGCTGATGCTCGCGCTTTCGCTGAGTGTGCTGGAAAGACTGCCGGAGCGTCTTCCCGGCGTCATGAACGACATGGCGCAACTGAAGGCGGCGAACGTTTACCCGCTGGAGAATATCCCCCCGCCGGTTCTTGTCGTGCATGGCACCGGCGACCGCGTGGTGCCCTTTTCGCATGCGCTGGAGGTCGCGAACAGGATGGAACGCTCCGAACTCATGGCAATCGAGAACGGCGAACATCTAAGTCTGTTCACGCACCTGGATGTCATAAGGGATCGGGTTCGAATCTTCCTCGCCCGCCACGTTCCGGCGCCACCATCGTGCGCTCAATCGGACGCGGCACGACGCTGTGGTTCCTGATTGTCGGTCAGCTTACCTGGGTCAGATCGGGTCAGGTTTGGCGCAGGCGGATTTGACGCCCGGATTCGGTCCGGGCGTATCAAACCGATTATTGCAGCGCTGCCCAAACGATAGAAACCGATGAGGCTGCGGATAACCCGCCTTCATCAAATCAAAAGCGGCGCCGATACTTCTGTTTTGTCGCGCTCTTATCGGATTTTTCGGAACTCGCTTGCGCGGCGCAGCACCATCTCGCCCGCGCGAATCGGCCTTCCAAGCCCGAGCGCCGACAACAACAACCGGGATTGCGCAGCCT
Proteins encoded in this region:
- a CDS encoding alpha/beta fold hydrolase, whose amino-acid sequence is MIALHGGLGGFDQSLLLARAAVSAPGYQILAISRPGYLGTPLNAGQTPEEQADLCKALLDALEIEKAAIIAVSAGGLPALQFALRHPERCWGLVLVSAATGHLDAPPEVPGRLAAMRLLSRIPFATALVRWRMRLTPEASARRSIAAADLRQSTLAHPDAGPLMLALSLSVLERLPERLPGVMNDMAQLKAANVYPLENIPPPVLVVHGTGDRVVPFSHALEVANRMERSELMAIENGEHLSLFTHLDVIRDRVRIFLARHVPAPPSCAQSDAARRCGS